The Sphingobacterium bambusae genome includes a window with the following:
- a CDS encoding RagB/SusD family nutrient uptake outer membrane protein has product MNKILYAVARCLLVATTMLSVSCKDFLIEEPVNSTYSEAFWKSSRDLSSALAGNYALVRSVISSGNGGGPRYFMYGDAVARYYFTLQYTGDGLEGIQTGDYTFQYNVESFGDWRGYYKAVTMSNIILNRVPKIDNALLTDLANPEKFKNEIMGEAYFLRALVYFMMVRNWGDVPIVTEEYEDPISAPELARSPKAEVMALIEADCKKALELLDWNYTSLGDAKVTANKGSVEALLAHLYLWRATTTDVTTDQPNMQDVLAAETAIDAITTNGMYSQTDTANYYSTFIGKSREGIFEIAINDDVREGSNAHIGNMFLRTSHIQYYGTNSRAYVNLDYFSDHFYKFDKVWNWYWNATIGQWEWREGDVKVVDDKDVRLRKNFTDMATDRPTCIKYSNVSYRNTAQNQDAYLSNNIIIFRLSDMLLLKAEIALYKGNTLAAINIINSFRTRNGADPTAMLPTTLSKDEVLYEYALERGKEMYLEGHLMYDLIRTRQYANFVSWLSESRFRQEGFYWPVSPDLFRNNNKLTQTTYWRGKV; this is encoded by the coding sequence ATGAATAAGATTTTATATGCTGTAGCCCGCTGCCTATTGGTGGCAACTACGATGCTATCCGTATCATGCAAGGACTTTTTGATAGAGGAACCTGTAAACTCGACCTATTCCGAGGCCTTCTGGAAAAGTTCTCGCGATTTAAGCAGTGCATTGGCCGGAAATTATGCGCTTGTCAGAAGCGTGATAAGCTCTGGTAACGGCGGTGGCCCTCGCTATTTTATGTATGGCGATGCCGTTGCAAGATATTATTTCACCCTGCAATATACGGGAGATGGTTTAGAGGGAATTCAAACGGGTGATTACACGTTCCAGTATAATGTGGAGAGTTTCGGTGATTGGCGTGGGTATTACAAAGCGGTTACCATGAGCAACATCATTTTGAACCGTGTGCCTAAAATAGATAACGCGCTGCTGACCGATTTGGCAAACCCAGAAAAATTTAAGAACGAAATCATGGGCGAAGCTTACTTCTTGCGTGCCTTGGTTTACTTTATGATGGTGCGCAACTGGGGTGATGTGCCTATCGTGACCGAAGAATACGAAGATCCGATATCCGCACCTGAACTTGCGCGTAGTCCGAAAGCCGAAGTAATGGCTTTGATTGAAGCTGACTGTAAAAAGGCTTTGGAGCTGTTAGATTGGAATTATACATCTTTGGGCGATGCAAAGGTTACTGCAAACAAAGGATCTGTAGAGGCCTTGTTGGCACATCTTTACCTTTGGCGTGCAACAACGACCGACGTCACAACGGATCAGCCTAATATGCAGGACGTTTTGGCTGCCGAAACGGCGATCGATGCGATCACGACAAATGGTATGTATAGCCAAACGGACACGGCAAATTATTACAGCACATTTATTGGGAAGTCCAGAGAAGGGATTTTCGAAATCGCCATCAACGATGATGTACGCGAAGGAAGTAATGCGCATATCGGTAACATGTTCTTGCGTACGTCTCACATTCAATACTATGGCACAAACTCTCGTGCTTATGTGAATTTGGATTATTTTTCCGATCACTTCTACAAATTTGATAAAGTTTGGAACTGGTACTGGAATGCAACCATAGGTCAGTGGGAATGGCGTGAGGGTGACGTGAAGGTTGTTGATGATAAGGATGTTCGTTTACGGAAGAATTTTACAGATATGGCGACCGATCGTCCAACTTGTATTAAGTATAGCAATGTTTCTTATAGAAATACGGCGCAGAACCAAGACGCCTACCTCAGCAACAACATTATTATATTCCGATTGAGTGATATGTTGCTGTTGAAAGCCGAGATTGCACTATACAAAGGTAATACGTTGGCAGCAATCAATATCATCAACTCCTTCCGTACGCGCAATGGAGCCGATCCGACAGCAATGTTGCCTACTACCTTATCCAAAGACGAAGTATTGTACGAGTATGCATTGGAACGTGGTAAGGAGATGTATTTAGAAGGACACTTGATGTATGATCTGATCCGGACCAGACAGTATGCAAATTTCGTGTCTTGGTTATCGGAAAGTCGATTCAGACAAGAAGGCTTCTACTGGCCGGTGAGTCCTGATCTGTTCCGAAACAATAACAAACTGACGCAGACGACCTATTGGAGAGGAAAGGTTTAA
- a CDS encoding SusD/RagB family nutrient-binding outer membrane lipoprotein, which produces MNNTIFRTFKKWNKSTLLLGLAGLALTQACTKDFDAINTNPNQPVEAPMTNVLAYVLQDFSANFYDAWGNMNEPSTYSGHLGKIAYIDEARYMFRSGTISDLWNKFYRDVKNAQLVIDRAEAEGATNMRAVALTFQAYMWQLGTDRWRDMPFTEAIRGDEGFVTPKYDRQEDIYPAIIAQLEQAADLFAEGSSDQLGDGDLLFGGDVEKWRKFCNALRLRVALRLSAVDAAGSQSTVQQIFADPQKYPLMESNSDNAYFYWVGSNPYVEPWNNDSRTRDDHGVSVNIVDTLKKYADPRLAVYAKPAPSDGEYRGVIIGPASSPTVSLYSRIGARFRDDAAGFSPFMNYAELNFVIAELAQKGWSTGSITAQEAYEQGITASFQENGLSAAQSSAYLSAPIVAWGNRPAQIHLQKWLALFKNGHEAWSEMRRTDFPLLPAATGSAFPGHNRPPLRYPYPAEETTLNGQNSAASRADVDDNFWGKQMWWDQRTGVN; this is translated from the coding sequence ATGAACAACACTATATTTCGAACATTTAAAAAATGGAATAAATCGACCTTGCTCTTAGGGCTTGCAGGCTTGGCATTGACGCAGGCATGTACCAAAGACTTTGACGCCATCAATACGAACCCCAATCAGCCAGTAGAGGCGCCCATGACCAACGTATTGGCCTATGTGCTGCAAGATTTTTCAGCAAATTTTTACGATGCTTGGGGGAATATGAACGAGCCGTCGACTTATAGCGGGCATCTGGGTAAGATTGCTTATATCGATGAAGCGCGTTATATGTTTAGAAGCGGTACAATCTCTGACCTTTGGAATAAATTCTACCGCGATGTGAAAAATGCACAATTGGTAATCGATCGTGCAGAAGCTGAAGGAGCAACGAACATGCGTGCTGTGGCACTCACGTTTCAAGCCTACATGTGGCAGCTGGGAACGGATCGTTGGCGAGATATGCCTTTTACGGAAGCTATCCGTGGCGATGAGGGCTTCGTGACGCCGAAGTATGATCGTCAAGAGGATATTTATCCTGCTATCATCGCACAGTTGGAACAGGCGGCCGACTTGTTCGCTGAAGGATCAAGCGATCAGTTGGGAGATGGTGACCTCCTTTTCGGGGGCGATGTGGAAAAATGGCGTAAATTCTGTAACGCATTGCGCCTACGCGTTGCATTGCGCTTATCTGCGGTGGATGCTGCTGGCTCACAGAGTACCGTGCAACAGATCTTTGCCGATCCGCAGAAATATCCCCTTATGGAATCGAATAGTGATAATGCCTATTTCTATTGGGTGGGGAGTAACCCTTATGTAGAGCCATGGAACAATGATTCTCGAACACGCGATGATCATGGTGTTAGCGTTAATATTGTGGATACCTTGAAGAAATATGCAGATCCGCGATTGGCGGTGTATGCGAAGCCCGCACCGTCAGATGGTGAATATCGCGGTGTAATTATCGGTCCAGCAAGTTCGCCTACGGTGTCGCTTTACTCCCGTATTGGTGCTCGTTTCCGAGACGATGCCGCAGGCTTTAGCCCATTTATGAACTATGCCGAGCTCAATTTCGTGATAGCCGAGTTGGCGCAAAAAGGTTGGAGTACCGGAAGTATCACCGCACAGGAGGCTTATGAACAGGGGATTACGGCATCGTTCCAAGAGAACGGGCTTTCCGCCGCACAGTCTTCGGCCTACCTCAGCGCGCCGATAGTGGCCTGGGGTAATCGCCCAGCGCAGATTCACCTGCAAAAATGGTTAGCGCTATTTAAGAATGGTCATGAAGCTTGGTCGGAAATGCGCCGAACGGATTTTCCATTGTTACCCGCAGCTACAGGATCTGCTTTTCCGGGACACAACAGGCCGCCATTGCGCTACCCATATCCTGCAGAAGAAACAACCTTGAATGGACAGAACAGCGCGGCTTCAAGAGCTGACGTGGACGATAATTTCTGGGGAAAGCAAATGTGGTGGGATCAACGAACCGGAGTCAACTAG
- a CDS encoding DUF5007 domain-containing protein, producing the protein MKTIIKTILAVPLASVMLFSCSKIENGFQSDNIRYKSNVIFCKRGMSLTMSDRINADGSTPPYNFEMMNLRDASTGQAAPAEFFTDYEMLVFKDGMVFNAETDTTVELLNKKRETVSRPPMEFNPVSGQLIFNRASANLPLGRYAFDVNFTNTRGAKLFENLATIEIVDPTIEDMFEVTYQAATGSSASEVFTTTTAPRLSCRKVSNEGARVILKIIDKNGNAFNPRAGEIVKRGDRPMFESHVKFNPVVTTDTALICDFEVAPFPLTKLIASNGTDWGYLNYYRIPMAYASIDNLPNNNVNPVFGFRVLMEGTYIVEVRLPSVTRVPR; encoded by the coding sequence ATGAAAACTATTATAAAGACGATACTCGCCGTGCCACTGGCCTCGGTTATGCTGTTTTCCTGTTCGAAGATCGAGAATGGATTCCAAAGCGATAATATTCGATATAAATCCAATGTGATCTTTTGTAAACGTGGTATGTCGCTCACGATGTCTGACCGGATCAATGCGGACGGTTCAACGCCGCCTTATAACTTTGAAATGATGAACCTGCGGGATGCTTCAACGGGGCAGGCTGCACCAGCCGAGTTCTTTACGGACTATGAAATGTTGGTATTCAAAGACGGAATGGTATTCAACGCCGAAACCGATACCACGGTTGAACTGTTGAATAAAAAGCGCGAAACGGTAAGCAGGCCACCCATGGAGTTTAATCCGGTGAGCGGACAGCTGATCTTTAACCGTGCCTCGGCCAATCTTCCTTTGGGACGCTACGCTTTCGATGTGAACTTTACCAATACCCGCGGTGCAAAACTATTCGAGAACTTGGCTACCATTGAGATTGTGGATCCAACGATTGAAGATATGTTTGAAGTTACCTACCAGGCGGCAACAGGTTCCAGTGCTAGTGAAGTGTTCACGACGACCACCGCACCGCGCCTCAGCTGTCGGAAAGTGTCCAATGAAGGGGCGCGTGTGATCTTGAAGATCATTGATAAAAATGGGAACGCTTTTAATCCTAGAGCCGGCGAGATCGTAAAACGCGGTGACCGCCCCATGTTTGAGTCGCATGTGAAATTCAACCCGGTCGTCACAACCGATACGGCGTTGATCTGTGATTTTGAAGTGGCTCCTTTTCCGCTTACGAAATTGATCGCTAGTAATGGCACGGACTGGGGGTATCTAAATTATTACCGTATTCCGATGGCTTATGCATCGATCGACAACCTGCCTAATAATAACGTCAATCCGGTGTTTGGTTTCCGCGTGTTGATGGAAGGTACGTATATCGTGGAGGTAAGGCTTCCAAGCGTTACCCGTGTGCCCAGATAA
- a CDS encoding SusC/RagA family TonB-linked outer membrane protein — translation MNRRKIAFLAASLFFSTALFAQTQLKGRVVDEKGVPIAGVTVTLKDGTATQSGTNGEFTITYKQAGPLRLSAVGYGQKEVDLSSQTTVEVILNADSEGLEEVVVTALGLSREKRSLGYAIQELKGTELTQTNQQNVLNSMSGKISGMQVTAASGAVGAGSRVVLRGNNSFGNNQPLFVIDGVPVSNFSTDVGSGGSVDYGTGIGDIDPNNIESVSVLKGANAAALYGQLAGNGVIIITTKNGKGATSPVISYSGGISFENPYILPRYQNSYGQGKYGEEYLWKLYQQGDLQLSDIGSSNSLNPTTYQEWAEQIGFRYVDGLGNGVNDGVDESWGPRLDAGLLLPQYNSPLDANGNRTATPWVSNPSNVRDFFQTGHTMDHSVSLSSAFGKGTSRLSLGNQKQAGTVPNTDQDRYTVSLNATQQLTDKLEVNAVMNYVRLENDNLIGQGYNSFNPMQSIGGWFGRQVNIKDLKANWDSEFENGFPYNWNNNFHDNPFFNTNNNTNSRYKDRLFGNVNASYNFHKWFKAMLRVGNDWSYEKRMALTYNKSNSTLTSMANRTWGGGKFRQSNYGLNELNADLILTGSGNIYPKLNLSYTVGGNYRDYKYSYDLMGADQLTVPNLFRIGNTKGSPVTDMSTQHLRSNSLFGQVSVGYDDALYLDLTARNDWNSTLPANNLSYFFPSASLSWIFSKSLNINPEILSFGKIRGSWASVGKGAGNAYYTQGTYVPNTAAFNGVSLYSISSILPPLNLLPERANSLEIGAELRFLNDRIGLDLTYYDKKSLDQIMQVDISGATGFGSLRLNAGEIQNRGIEAQLNLGILRNPEGLQWDMNVNWAKNTSVVNELYTDPNTQQALESFNITSAWSMTVDAIPGRPFGVMRGTAFQRDESGAILVGTDGLPKYTSSPQELGNITPDWVGGINNRFTYKDFRLSFLIDMRKGGDVFSVTQWFGLQSGVLEETVKGGIRENGMVLGQDYMSDERFVMENGQQNDIRVGARDYFQSLWGGRETGIIDGSFVKLRQIELGYDFPQHLFSNWKIVKRAGVSLFAHNVALLYTSKSNFAHIDPETGFGVGNDGVGIEQYQIPSNRSIGMKLNLTF, via the coding sequence ATGAACAGACGAAAAATTGCTTTTTTAGCAGCAAGTCTTTTCTTTTCTACAGCCTTGTTTGCGCAAACGCAGTTGAAAGGGAGAGTAGTGGATGAAAAAGGTGTGCCCATTGCTGGTGTAACCGTCACGTTAAAAGATGGGACGGCCACACAAAGTGGTACCAATGGTGAATTTACGATTACCTACAAACAGGCTGGTCCATTGCGCCTGTCTGCGGTGGGGTATGGGCAAAAGGAGGTGGATCTTTCTAGCCAAACAACGGTGGAAGTGATCTTAAATGCTGATAGTGAAGGATTGGAAGAAGTTGTGGTGACAGCTTTAGGTCTTTCCCGCGAAAAGAGATCCTTGGGCTATGCGATTCAAGAATTGAAAGGTACTGAACTTACGCAGACCAACCAACAGAATGTGCTCAACTCGATGTCCGGTAAGATATCCGGCATGCAGGTTACCGCTGCTAGCGGCGCCGTTGGTGCGGGCAGTCGGGTCGTGCTACGTGGAAATAACTCCTTTGGCAATAACCAGCCTTTGTTCGTGATCGACGGGGTGCCTGTCAGTAACTTCTCAACCGATGTGGGCTCTGGCGGCTCCGTGGATTATGGTACAGGCATAGGTGATATCGATCCGAATAATATAGAGTCGGTATCGGTGCTAAAGGGAGCAAACGCTGCGGCACTTTATGGGCAACTGGCCGGAAATGGTGTCATTATTATCACCACCAAGAATGGAAAAGGAGCTACATCCCCAGTTATTTCTTATTCCGGAGGGATCTCTTTTGAGAATCCTTACATCCTACCACGCTACCAAAATAGCTACGGACAGGGTAAATACGGCGAGGAATATCTATGGAAGTTATACCAGCAAGGTGACTTGCAACTCTCGGATATCGGATCGTCCAATAGTTTAAATCCAACGACCTATCAGGAGTGGGCCGAACAGATTGGCTTCCGTTATGTCGACGGATTGGGGAATGGCGTAAACGATGGTGTGGACGAAAGCTGGGGCCCGCGTTTGGATGCTGGACTTCTGCTACCGCAGTACAATAGCCCACTGGATGCAAACGGAAACAGAACAGCTACACCTTGGGTGTCCAATCCAAGTAACGTGCGCGACTTCTTCCAAACTGGCCACACGATGGACCACAGCGTATCCTTAAGTTCTGCTTTCGGTAAAGGAACAAGTCGCCTGTCGCTCGGTAATCAGAAGCAGGCCGGCACCGTTCCCAATACCGATCAAGATCGCTATACCGTCTCGCTAAATGCTACGCAGCAACTGACCGATAAGCTGGAGGTCAATGCTGTCATGAACTACGTGCGCTTGGAGAACGATAATTTGATTGGACAGGGCTATAACAGTTTTAACCCTATGCAGTCCATAGGCGGTTGGTTCGGCCGTCAGGTCAATATCAAAGACTTGAAGGCCAATTGGGATTCGGAGTTCGAAAATGGGTTTCCCTACAACTGGAACAATAATTTCCATGACAACCCTTTCTTCAACACCAACAACAATACCAACTCCCGTTATAAAGACCGTTTGTTCGGAAACGTGAACGCTTCGTATAATTTCCATAAATGGTTCAAAGCGATGTTGCGGGTCGGTAACGACTGGTCTTACGAGAAGCGTATGGCGCTGACGTACAACAAGTCCAACTCGACGTTAACAAGCATGGCAAACCGTACCTGGGGCGGCGGCAAGTTTCGTCAATCCAATTACGGGCTGAACGAGCTTAATGCGGACCTGATCTTGACAGGTTCTGGTAATATCTATCCGAAATTAAACCTGTCTTATACTGTCGGGGGCAACTACCGCGACTACAAGTATAGTTATGATTTAATGGGCGCCGATCAGCTGACGGTTCCGAATTTGTTCCGCATAGGAAATACCAAAGGATCGCCGGTTACGGACATGTCTACCCAGCACCTGCGCTCCAACAGTTTGTTTGGTCAGGTTTCTGTCGGTTATGACGATGCCCTTTACTTGGATCTGACAGCAAGAAATGACTGGAACTCGACCTTGCCGGCCAACAACCTTTCCTACTTTTTTCCTTCGGCCAGTTTAAGTTGGATATTCAGCAAGTCATTGAACATCAATCCTGAAATTCTAAGTTTTGGAAAGATCCGTGGTAGCTGGGCCTCGGTAGGTAAAGGTGCGGGTAATGCCTATTATACGCAGGGGACATATGTGCCCAACACGGCGGCATTCAACGGAGTAAGCTTGTACAGCATCAGCAGTATACTGCCACCGCTTAATCTTTTGCCCGAGCGTGCAAATAGTTTGGAGATAGGTGCAGAGCTACGTTTCTTGAATGATCGTATCGGGTTAGACTTGACTTACTATGACAAAAAGAGTCTCGATCAGATTATGCAGGTTGATATCTCCGGAGCAACAGGCTTTGGCTCGCTTCGCCTAAATGCTGGTGAAATACAAAATAGAGGTATAGAAGCGCAGCTTAATCTGGGTATCCTGCGTAATCCGGAAGGTCTGCAATGGGATATGAATGTCAATTGGGCGAAAAATACAAGCGTGGTGAATGAGTTGTATACAGATCCGAACACGCAACAGGCATTGGAGTCGTTCAATATCACTTCCGCCTGGAGTATGACGGTAGATGCAATTCCAGGGCGCCCCTTTGGCGTGATGCGCGGAACGGCATTCCAGCGCGATGAATCGGGTGCTATTTTGGTTGGTACGGATGGTCTTCCCAAGTATACATCCTCACCACAAGAGTTGGGAAACATTACTCCAGACTGGGTAGGTGGTATAAACAATCGTTTTACATATAAGGATTTTAGATTGAGCTTCTTGATCGATATGCGCAAAGGAGGTGATGTATTCAGTGTTACCCAGTGGTTTGGGTTACAGTCTGGCGTATTAGAGGAAACCGTTAAAGGTGGAATCCGTGAAAACGGCATGGTGCTCGGTCAGGATTACATGAGCGATGAGCGCTTTGTGATGGAAAATGGCCAGCAGAATGATATTCGTGTTGGCGCACGTGATTACTTTCAGAGTCTTTGGGGAGGTCGCGAAACAGGTATCATAGACGGAAGCTTTGTGAAGTTGCGGCAGATCGAGTTGGGGTATGACTTTCCTCAGCATCTATTCAGCAATTGGAAAATTGTCAAACGAGCTGGTGTTTCTCTTTTCGCCCACAATGTGGCCTTGCTCTACACCTCGAAAAGCAATTTTGCACATATCGATCCAGAAACTGGATTTGGTGTGGGCAATGATGGGGTCGGCATCGAGCAATACCAGATACCGTCGAACCGAAGCATCGGGATGAAACTAAACTTAACCTTTTAA